One genomic segment of Equus przewalskii isolate Varuska chromosome 13, EquPr2, whole genome shotgun sequence includes these proteins:
- the FGFR4 gene encoding fibroblast growth factor receptor 4 isoform X5, which translates to MGSQAWVSVSSRKEMWLLLALLGVLLGVPGSPALSLEVSEEMELEPCLAPSPEQQEQKLTVVLGQPVRLCCGRAERGGHWYKEGSRLAPAGRVRGWRGRLEIASSLLEDAGHYLCLARGSMLVLHNVTLVVDDSLTSSNDDEDRKAHRGPSNGHVYPQQAPYWTHPQRMEKKLHAVPAGNTVKFRCPAAGNPTPTIRWLKDGQDFHGEHRIGGIRLRHQHWSLVMESVVPSDRGTYTCLVENSLGSIRYSYLLDVLERSPHRPILQAGLPANTTAVAGSDVELLCKVYSDAQPHIQWLKHIVINGSSFGADGFPYVQVLKTADINSSEVEVLYLRNVSAEDAGEYTCLAGNSIGLSYQSAWLTVLPEEDFAWAAAAPEARYTDIILYASGSLALVVLLLLAGLYRGQVLHGRHPRQPATVQKLSRFPLARQFSLESGSSAKSSLSLVRGVHLSSNGPPLLAGLVSLDLPLDPLWEFPRDRLVLGKPLGEGCFGQVVRAEAFGMDPAQPDQASTVAVKMLKDNASDKDLADLVSEMEVMKLIGRHKNIINLLGVCTQEGPLYVIVECAAKGNLREFLRARRPPGPDLSPDGPRSSEGPLSFPALVSCAYQVARGMQYLESRKCIHRDLAARNVLVTEDNVMKIADFGLARGVHHIDYYKKTSNGRLPVKWMAPEALFDRVYTHQSDVWSFGILLWEIFTLGGSPYPGIPVEELFSLLREGHRMDRPPNCPPELYGLMRECWHAAPSQRPTFKQLVEALDKVLLAVSEEYLDLRLTFGPYSPASGDASSTCSSSDSVFSHDPLPLGPSSYPFPRVQT; encoded by the exons ATGGGAAGCCAAGCCTGGGTCTCCGTGAGCAGCAGGAAGGAGATGTGGCTGCTGTTGGCCCTGTTGGGGGTCCTGCTGGGGGTGCCCGGGTCTCCAGCTTTGTCCCTTGAGGTCTCTGAGGAAATGGAGCTGG AGCCCTGCCTGGCCCCTAGCCCAGAGCAGCAAGAGCAGAAGCTGACCGTGGTCCTTGGGCAGCCTGTGCGGTTATGCTGTGGGCGGGCTGAGCGTGGTGGCCACTGGTACAAGGAGGGCAGTCGCCTGGCACCTGCTGGCCGAGTACGAGGCTGGAGGGGCCGCTTGGAGATTGCCAGCTCTCTACTGGAGGATGCTGGCCATTACCTCTGCCTGGCACGGGGCTCCATGCTTGTCCTGCACAATGTCACCTTGGTTGTGGATG ATTCCTTAACCTCCAGCAATGATGATGAGGACCGCAAAGCCCACAGAGGCCCCTCGAATGGGCATGTGTACCCCCAGCAAG CACCCTACTGGACACACCCTCAACGCATGGAGAAGAAACTGCATGCAGTGCCTGCTGGGAACACCGTCAAGTTCCGCTGCCCAGCTGCAGGCAACCCCACGCCCACCATCCGCTGGCTCAAGGATGGACAGGACTTCCATGGGGAGCATCGCATTGGAGGCATTCGG CTGCGCCACCAGCACTGGAGCCTGGTGATGGAAAGCGTGGTGCCCTCGGACCGTGGCACGTATACCTGCCTTGTGGAGAATTCTCTGGGCAGCATCCGCTACAGCTATCTGCTGGACGTGCTGG AGCGGTCCCCGCACCGGCCCATCCTGCAGGCGGGGCTCCCGGCCAACACCACAGCTGTGGCAGGCAGCGACGTGGAACTGCTGTGCAAGGTGTACAGCGATGCCCAGCCCCACATCCAATGGCTGAAGCACATCGTCATCAATGGCAGCAGCTTCGGTGCTGACGGCTTCCCATATGTGCAAGTCCTGAAG ACAGCAGACATCAATAGCTCAGAGGTGGAGGTCCTGTACCTTCGGAACGTGTCGGCTGAGGATGCAGGCGAGTACACCTGCCTGGCAGGCAACTCCATCGGCCTCTCCTATCAGTCGGCCTGGCTCACGGTGCTGCCAG AGGAGGACTTCGCGTGGGCAGCAGCAGCGCCCGAGGCCAGGTACACAGACATCATCCTGTACGCGTCGGGCTCTCTGGCTTTGGTGGTGCTCCTGCTGCTGGCTGGGCTGTATCGTGGGCAGGTGCTCCACGGCCGGCACCCCCGGCAGCCGGCCACTGTGCAGAAGTTGTCCCGCTTCCCTCTGGCCCGACAG TTCTCTCTGGAGTCGGGCTCCTCAGCCAAGTCAAGCTTGTCACTGGTGCGGGGTGTCCATCTCTCCTCCAACGGCCCCCCCTTGCTTGCTGGCCTTGTGAGCCTAGACCTACCTCTTGACCCGCTGTGGGAGTTTCCCCGAGACAG GCTGGTGCTCGGGAAGCCTCTGGGTGAGGGCTGCTTCGGGCAGGTGGTGCGTGCAGAGGCCTTCGGCATGGACCCTGCCCAGCCTGACCAGGCCAGCACCGTGGCCGTCAAGATGCTCAAGG ACAATGCCTCTGACAAGGATTTGGCAGACCTGGTCTCTGAGATGGAGGTGATGAAGCTGATTGGCCGACACAAGAACATTATCAACCTGCTgggtgtctgcacccaggaag GGCCTCTGTACGTGATTGTAGAGTGTGCCGCCAAGGGAAACCTGCGGGAGTTCCTGCGGGCCCGGCGCCCCCCAGGCCCCGACCTGAGCCCTGACGGGCCACGGAGCAGTGAGGGACCACTCTCCTTTCCCGCCCTGGTCTCCTGTGCCTACCAGGTGGCCCGAGGCATGCAGTACCTGGAGTCTCGGAAG TGCATCCACCGGGACCTGGCTGCTCGCAACGTGCTGGTGACTGAGGACAATGTGATGAAGATCGCTGACTTTGGGCTGGCCCGCGGCGTCCACCACATTGACTACTACAAGAAAACCAGCAAc ggcCGCCTGCCTGTCAAGTGGATGGCACCTGAGGCCTTATTTGACCGAGTCTACACACACCAGAGTGATGT GTGGTCATTTGGGATCCTGCTGTGGGAGATCTTCACCCTCGGGGGCTCCCCATATCCCGGCATCCCAGTGGAGGAGCTCTTCTCACTGCTGCGGGAGGGCCATCGGATGGACCGGCCCCCGAACTGCCCCCCAGAGCT GTACGGCCTGATGCGTGAGTGCTGGCACGCAGCACCCTCTCAGAGGCCCACTTTCAAGCAGCTAGTGGAGGCGCTGGACAAGGTCCTGCTGGCCGTCTCTGAGGAG TACCTTGACCTCCGCCTCACCTTTGGACCCTACTCCCCTGCCAGTGGGGATGCCAGCAGCACCTGCTCTTCCAGCGACTCTGTCTTCAGCCACGATCCCCTGCCACTGGGGCCCAGCTCCTACCCCTTCCCCAGGGTGCAGACATGA
- the FGFR4 gene encoding fibroblast growth factor receptor 4 isoform X7, translating into MGSQAWVSVSSRKEMWLLLALLGVLLGVPGSPALSLEVSEEMELEPCLAPSPEQQEQKLTVVLGQPVRLCCGRAERGGHWYKEGSRLAPAGRVRGWRGRLEIASSLLEDAGHYLCLARGSMLVLHNVTLVVDDSLTSSNDDEDRKAHRGPSNGHVYPQQAPYWTHPQRMEKKLHAVPAGNTVKFRCPAAGNPTPTIRWLKDGQDFHGEHRIGGIRLRHQHWSLVMESVVPSDRGTYTCLVENSLGSIRYSYLLDVLERSPHRPILQAGLPANTTAVAGSDVELLCKVYSDAQPHIQWLKHIVINGSSFGADGFPYVQVLKTADINSSEVEVLYLRNVSAEDAGEYTCLAGNSIGLSYQSAWLTVLPEEDFAWAAAAPEARYTDIILYASGSLALVVLLLLAGLYRGQVLHGRHPRQPATVQKLSRFPLARQFSLESGSSAKSSLSLVRGVHLSSNGPPLLAGLVSLDLPLDPLWEFPRDRLVLGKPLGEGCFGQVVRAEAFGMDPAQPDQASTVAVKMLKDNASDKDLADLVSEMEVMKLIGRHKNIINLLGVCTQEGPLYVIVECAAKGNLREFLRARRPPGPDLSPDGPRSSEGPLSFPALVSCAYQVARGMQYLESRKCIHRDLAARNVLVTEDNVMKIADFGLARGVHHIDYYKKTSNGRLPVKWMAPEALFDRVYTHQSDVYGLMRECWHAAPSQRPTFKQLVEALDKVLLAVSEEYLDLRLTFGPYSPASGDASSTCSSSDSVFSHDPLPLGPSSYPFPRVQT; encoded by the exons ATGGGAAGCCAAGCCTGGGTCTCCGTGAGCAGCAGGAAGGAGATGTGGCTGCTGTTGGCCCTGTTGGGGGTCCTGCTGGGGGTGCCCGGGTCTCCAGCTTTGTCCCTTGAGGTCTCTGAGGAAATGGAGCTGG AGCCCTGCCTGGCCCCTAGCCCAGAGCAGCAAGAGCAGAAGCTGACCGTGGTCCTTGGGCAGCCTGTGCGGTTATGCTGTGGGCGGGCTGAGCGTGGTGGCCACTGGTACAAGGAGGGCAGTCGCCTGGCACCTGCTGGCCGAGTACGAGGCTGGAGGGGCCGCTTGGAGATTGCCAGCTCTCTACTGGAGGATGCTGGCCATTACCTCTGCCTGGCACGGGGCTCCATGCTTGTCCTGCACAATGTCACCTTGGTTGTGGATG ATTCCTTAACCTCCAGCAATGATGATGAGGACCGCAAAGCCCACAGAGGCCCCTCGAATGGGCATGTGTACCCCCAGCAAG CACCCTACTGGACACACCCTCAACGCATGGAGAAGAAACTGCATGCAGTGCCTGCTGGGAACACCGTCAAGTTCCGCTGCCCAGCTGCAGGCAACCCCACGCCCACCATCCGCTGGCTCAAGGATGGACAGGACTTCCATGGGGAGCATCGCATTGGAGGCATTCGG CTGCGCCACCAGCACTGGAGCCTGGTGATGGAAAGCGTGGTGCCCTCGGACCGTGGCACGTATACCTGCCTTGTGGAGAATTCTCTGGGCAGCATCCGCTACAGCTATCTGCTGGACGTGCTGG AGCGGTCCCCGCACCGGCCCATCCTGCAGGCGGGGCTCCCGGCCAACACCACAGCTGTGGCAGGCAGCGACGTGGAACTGCTGTGCAAGGTGTACAGCGATGCCCAGCCCCACATCCAATGGCTGAAGCACATCGTCATCAATGGCAGCAGCTTCGGTGCTGACGGCTTCCCATATGTGCAAGTCCTGAAG ACAGCAGACATCAATAGCTCAGAGGTGGAGGTCCTGTACCTTCGGAACGTGTCGGCTGAGGATGCAGGCGAGTACACCTGCCTGGCAGGCAACTCCATCGGCCTCTCCTATCAGTCGGCCTGGCTCACGGTGCTGCCAG AGGAGGACTTCGCGTGGGCAGCAGCAGCGCCCGAGGCCAGGTACACAGACATCATCCTGTACGCGTCGGGCTCTCTGGCTTTGGTGGTGCTCCTGCTGCTGGCTGGGCTGTATCGTGGGCAGGTGCTCCACGGCCGGCACCCCCGGCAGCCGGCCACTGTGCAGAAGTTGTCCCGCTTCCCTCTGGCCCGACAG TTCTCTCTGGAGTCGGGCTCCTCAGCCAAGTCAAGCTTGTCACTGGTGCGGGGTGTCCATCTCTCCTCCAACGGCCCCCCCTTGCTTGCTGGCCTTGTGAGCCTAGACCTACCTCTTGACCCGCTGTGGGAGTTTCCCCGAGACAG GCTGGTGCTCGGGAAGCCTCTGGGTGAGGGCTGCTTCGGGCAGGTGGTGCGTGCAGAGGCCTTCGGCATGGACCCTGCCCAGCCTGACCAGGCCAGCACCGTGGCCGTCAAGATGCTCAAGG ACAATGCCTCTGACAAGGATTTGGCAGACCTGGTCTCTGAGATGGAGGTGATGAAGCTGATTGGCCGACACAAGAACATTATCAACCTGCTgggtgtctgcacccaggaag GGCCTCTGTACGTGATTGTAGAGTGTGCCGCCAAGGGAAACCTGCGGGAGTTCCTGCGGGCCCGGCGCCCCCCAGGCCCCGACCTGAGCCCTGACGGGCCACGGAGCAGTGAGGGACCACTCTCCTTTCCCGCCCTGGTCTCCTGTGCCTACCAGGTGGCCCGAGGCATGCAGTACCTGGAGTCTCGGAAG TGCATCCACCGGGACCTGGCTGCTCGCAACGTGCTGGTGACTGAGGACAATGTGATGAAGATCGCTGACTTTGGGCTGGCCCGCGGCGTCCACCACATTGACTACTACAAGAAAACCAGCAAc ggcCGCCTGCCTGTCAAGTGGATGGCACCTGAGGCCTTATTTGACCGAGTCTACACACACCAGAGTGATGT GTACGGCCTGATGCGTGAGTGCTGGCACGCAGCACCCTCTCAGAGGCCCACTTTCAAGCAGCTAGTGGAGGCGCTGGACAAGGTCCTGCTGGCCGTCTCTGAGGAG TACCTTGACCTCCGCCTCACCTTTGGACCCTACTCCCCTGCCAGTGGGGATGCCAGCAGCACCTGCTCTTCCAGCGACTCTGTCTTCAGCCACGATCCCCTGCCACTGGGGCCCAGCTCCTACCCCTTCCCCAGGGTGCAGACATGA
- the FGFR4 gene encoding fibroblast growth factor receptor 4 isoform X8 produces the protein MLVLHNVTLVVDDSLTSSNDDEDRKAHRGPSNGHVYPQQAPYWTHPQRMEKKLHAVPAGNTVKFRCPAAGNPTPTIRWLKDGQDFHGEHRIGGIRLRHQHWSLVMESVVPSDRGTYTCLVENSLGSIRYSYLLDVLERSPHRPILQAGLPANTTAVAGSDVELLCKVYSDAQPHIQWLKHIVINGSSFGADGFPYVQVLKTADINSSEVEVLYLRNVSAEDAGEYTCLAGNSIGLSYQSAWLTVLPEEDFAWAAAAPEARYTDIILYASGSLALVVLLLLAGLYRGQVLHGRHPRQPATVQKLSRFPLARQFSLESGSSAKSSLSLVRGVHLSSNGPPLLAGLVSLDLPLDPLWEFPRDRLVLGKPLGEGCFGQVVRAEAFGMDPAQPDQASTVAVKMLKDNASDKDLADLVSEMEVMKLIGRHKNIINLLGVCTQEGPLYVIVECAAKGNLREFLRARRPPGPDLSPDGPRSSEGPLSFPALVSCAYQVARGMQYLESRKCIHRDLAARNVLVTEDNVMKIADFGLARGVHHIDYYKKTSNGRLPVKWMAPEALFDRVYTHQSDVWSFGILLWEIFTLGGSPYPGIPVEELFSLLREGHRMDRPPNCPPELYGLMRECWHAAPSQRPTFKQLVEALDKVLLAVSEEYLDLRLTFGPYSPASGDASSTCSSSDSVFSHDPLPLGPSSYPFPRVQT, from the exons ATGCTTGTCCTGCACAATGTCACCTTGGTTGTGGATG ATTCCTTAACCTCCAGCAATGATGATGAGGACCGCAAAGCCCACAGAGGCCCCTCGAATGGGCATGTGTACCCCCAGCAAG CACCCTACTGGACACACCCTCAACGCATGGAGAAGAAACTGCATGCAGTGCCTGCTGGGAACACCGTCAAGTTCCGCTGCCCAGCTGCAGGCAACCCCACGCCCACCATCCGCTGGCTCAAGGATGGACAGGACTTCCATGGGGAGCATCGCATTGGAGGCATTCGG CTGCGCCACCAGCACTGGAGCCTGGTGATGGAAAGCGTGGTGCCCTCGGACCGTGGCACGTATACCTGCCTTGTGGAGAATTCTCTGGGCAGCATCCGCTACAGCTATCTGCTGGACGTGCTGG AGCGGTCCCCGCACCGGCCCATCCTGCAGGCGGGGCTCCCGGCCAACACCACAGCTGTGGCAGGCAGCGACGTGGAACTGCTGTGCAAGGTGTACAGCGATGCCCAGCCCCACATCCAATGGCTGAAGCACATCGTCATCAATGGCAGCAGCTTCGGTGCTGACGGCTTCCCATATGTGCAAGTCCTGAAG ACAGCAGACATCAATAGCTCAGAGGTGGAGGTCCTGTACCTTCGGAACGTGTCGGCTGAGGATGCAGGCGAGTACACCTGCCTGGCAGGCAACTCCATCGGCCTCTCCTATCAGTCGGCCTGGCTCACGGTGCTGCCAG AGGAGGACTTCGCGTGGGCAGCAGCAGCGCCCGAGGCCAGGTACACAGACATCATCCTGTACGCGTCGGGCTCTCTGGCTTTGGTGGTGCTCCTGCTGCTGGCTGGGCTGTATCGTGGGCAGGTGCTCCACGGCCGGCACCCCCGGCAGCCGGCCACTGTGCAGAAGTTGTCCCGCTTCCCTCTGGCCCGACAG TTCTCTCTGGAGTCGGGCTCCTCAGCCAAGTCAAGCTTGTCACTGGTGCGGGGTGTCCATCTCTCCTCCAACGGCCCCCCCTTGCTTGCTGGCCTTGTGAGCCTAGACCTACCTCTTGACCCGCTGTGGGAGTTTCCCCGAGACAG GCTGGTGCTCGGGAAGCCTCTGGGTGAGGGCTGCTTCGGGCAGGTGGTGCGTGCAGAGGCCTTCGGCATGGACCCTGCCCAGCCTGACCAGGCCAGCACCGTGGCCGTCAAGATGCTCAAGG ACAATGCCTCTGACAAGGATTTGGCAGACCTGGTCTCTGAGATGGAGGTGATGAAGCTGATTGGCCGACACAAGAACATTATCAACCTGCTgggtgtctgcacccaggaag GGCCTCTGTACGTGATTGTAGAGTGTGCCGCCAAGGGAAACCTGCGGGAGTTCCTGCGGGCCCGGCGCCCCCCAGGCCCCGACCTGAGCCCTGACGGGCCACGGAGCAGTGAGGGACCACTCTCCTTTCCCGCCCTGGTCTCCTGTGCCTACCAGGTGGCCCGAGGCATGCAGTACCTGGAGTCTCGGAAG TGCATCCACCGGGACCTGGCTGCTCGCAACGTGCTGGTGACTGAGGACAATGTGATGAAGATCGCTGACTTTGGGCTGGCCCGCGGCGTCCACCACATTGACTACTACAAGAAAACCAGCAAc ggcCGCCTGCCTGTCAAGTGGATGGCACCTGAGGCCTTATTTGACCGAGTCTACACACACCAGAGTGATGT GTGGTCATTTGGGATCCTGCTGTGGGAGATCTTCACCCTCGGGGGCTCCCCATATCCCGGCATCCCAGTGGAGGAGCTCTTCTCACTGCTGCGGGAGGGCCATCGGATGGACCGGCCCCCGAACTGCCCCCCAGAGCT GTACGGCCTGATGCGTGAGTGCTGGCACGCAGCACCCTCTCAGAGGCCCACTTTCAAGCAGCTAGTGGAGGCGCTGGACAAGGTCCTGCTGGCCGTCTCTGAGGAG TACCTTGACCTCCGCCTCACCTTTGGACCCTACTCCCCTGCCAGTGGGGATGCCAGCAGCACCTGCTCTTCCAGCGACTCTGTCTTCAGCCACGATCCCCTGCCACTGGGGCCCAGCTCCTACCCCTTCCCCAGGGTGCAGACATGA
- the FGFR4 gene encoding fibroblast growth factor receptor 4 isoform X2 has product MELTPPKAKDHARKRQPHLQRPRGRQSMGSQAWVSVSSRKEMWLLLALLGVLLGVPGSPALSLEVSEEMELEPCLAPSPEQQEQKLTVVLGQPVRLCCGRAERGGHWYKEGSRLAPAGRVRGWRGRLEIASSLLEDAGHYLCLARGSMLVLHNVTLVVDDSLTSSNDDEDRKAHRGPSNGHVYPQQAPYWTHPQRMEKKLHAVPAGNTVKFRCPAAGNPTPTIRWLKDGQDFHGEHRIGGIRLRHQHWSLVMESVVPSDRGTYTCLVENSLGSIRYSYLLDVLERSPHRPILQAGLPANTTAVAGSDVELLCKVYSDAQPHIQWLKHIVINGSSFGADGFPYVQVLKTADINSSEVEVLYLRNVSAEDAGEYTCLAGNSIGLSYQSAWLTVLPEEDFAWAAAAPEARYTDIILYASGSLALVVLLLLAGLYRGQVLHGRHPRQPATVQKLSRFPLARQFSLESGSSAKSSLSLVRGVHLSSNGPPLLAGLVSLDLPLDPLWEFPRDRLVLGKPLGEGCFGQVVRAEAFGMDPAQPDQASTVAVKMLKDNASDKDLADLVSEMEVMKLIGRHKNIINLLGVCTQEGPLYVIVECAAKGNLREFLRARRPPGPDLSPDGPRSSEGPLSFPALVSCAYQVARGMQYLESRKCIHRDLAARNVLVTEDNVMKIADFGLARGVHHIDYYKKTSNGRLPVKWMAPEALFDRVYTHQSDVWSFGILLWEIFTLGGSPYPGIPVEELFSLLREGHRMDRPPNCPPELYGLMRECWHAAPSQRPTFKQLVEALDKVLLAVSEEYLDLRLTFGPYSPASGDASSTCSSSDSVFSHDPLPLGPSSYPFPRVQT; this is encoded by the exons ATGGAATTAACCCCACCTAAAGCAAAAGATCATGCCAGGAAGCGGCAACCACActtgcaaaggcccagag GAAGGCAGTCGATGGGAAGCCAAGCCTGGGTCTCCGTGAGCAGCAGGAAGGAGATGTGGCTGCTGTTGGCCCTGTTGGGGGTCCTGCTGGGGGTGCCCGGGTCTCCAGCTTTGTCCCTTGAGGTCTCTGAGGAAATGGAGCTGG AGCCCTGCCTGGCCCCTAGCCCAGAGCAGCAAGAGCAGAAGCTGACCGTGGTCCTTGGGCAGCCTGTGCGGTTATGCTGTGGGCGGGCTGAGCGTGGTGGCCACTGGTACAAGGAGGGCAGTCGCCTGGCACCTGCTGGCCGAGTACGAGGCTGGAGGGGCCGCTTGGAGATTGCCAGCTCTCTACTGGAGGATGCTGGCCATTACCTCTGCCTGGCACGGGGCTCCATGCTTGTCCTGCACAATGTCACCTTGGTTGTGGATG ATTCCTTAACCTCCAGCAATGATGATGAGGACCGCAAAGCCCACAGAGGCCCCTCGAATGGGCATGTGTACCCCCAGCAAG CACCCTACTGGACACACCCTCAACGCATGGAGAAGAAACTGCATGCAGTGCCTGCTGGGAACACCGTCAAGTTCCGCTGCCCAGCTGCAGGCAACCCCACGCCCACCATCCGCTGGCTCAAGGATGGACAGGACTTCCATGGGGAGCATCGCATTGGAGGCATTCGG CTGCGCCACCAGCACTGGAGCCTGGTGATGGAAAGCGTGGTGCCCTCGGACCGTGGCACGTATACCTGCCTTGTGGAGAATTCTCTGGGCAGCATCCGCTACAGCTATCTGCTGGACGTGCTGG AGCGGTCCCCGCACCGGCCCATCCTGCAGGCGGGGCTCCCGGCCAACACCACAGCTGTGGCAGGCAGCGACGTGGAACTGCTGTGCAAGGTGTACAGCGATGCCCAGCCCCACATCCAATGGCTGAAGCACATCGTCATCAATGGCAGCAGCTTCGGTGCTGACGGCTTCCCATATGTGCAAGTCCTGAAG ACAGCAGACATCAATAGCTCAGAGGTGGAGGTCCTGTACCTTCGGAACGTGTCGGCTGAGGATGCAGGCGAGTACACCTGCCTGGCAGGCAACTCCATCGGCCTCTCCTATCAGTCGGCCTGGCTCACGGTGCTGCCAG AGGAGGACTTCGCGTGGGCAGCAGCAGCGCCCGAGGCCAGGTACACAGACATCATCCTGTACGCGTCGGGCTCTCTGGCTTTGGTGGTGCTCCTGCTGCTGGCTGGGCTGTATCGTGGGCAGGTGCTCCACGGCCGGCACCCCCGGCAGCCGGCCACTGTGCAGAAGTTGTCCCGCTTCCCTCTGGCCCGACAG TTCTCTCTGGAGTCGGGCTCCTCAGCCAAGTCAAGCTTGTCACTGGTGCGGGGTGTCCATCTCTCCTCCAACGGCCCCCCCTTGCTTGCTGGCCTTGTGAGCCTAGACCTACCTCTTGACCCGCTGTGGGAGTTTCCCCGAGACAG GCTGGTGCTCGGGAAGCCTCTGGGTGAGGGCTGCTTCGGGCAGGTGGTGCGTGCAGAGGCCTTCGGCATGGACCCTGCCCAGCCTGACCAGGCCAGCACCGTGGCCGTCAAGATGCTCAAGG ACAATGCCTCTGACAAGGATTTGGCAGACCTGGTCTCTGAGATGGAGGTGATGAAGCTGATTGGCCGACACAAGAACATTATCAACCTGCTgggtgtctgcacccaggaag GGCCTCTGTACGTGATTGTAGAGTGTGCCGCCAAGGGAAACCTGCGGGAGTTCCTGCGGGCCCGGCGCCCCCCAGGCCCCGACCTGAGCCCTGACGGGCCACGGAGCAGTGAGGGACCACTCTCCTTTCCCGCCCTGGTCTCCTGTGCCTACCAGGTGGCCCGAGGCATGCAGTACCTGGAGTCTCGGAAG TGCATCCACCGGGACCTGGCTGCTCGCAACGTGCTGGTGACTGAGGACAATGTGATGAAGATCGCTGACTTTGGGCTGGCCCGCGGCGTCCACCACATTGACTACTACAAGAAAACCAGCAAc ggcCGCCTGCCTGTCAAGTGGATGGCACCTGAGGCCTTATTTGACCGAGTCTACACACACCAGAGTGATGT GTGGTCATTTGGGATCCTGCTGTGGGAGATCTTCACCCTCGGGGGCTCCCCATATCCCGGCATCCCAGTGGAGGAGCTCTTCTCACTGCTGCGGGAGGGCCATCGGATGGACCGGCCCCCGAACTGCCCCCCAGAGCT GTACGGCCTGATGCGTGAGTGCTGGCACGCAGCACCCTCTCAGAGGCCCACTTTCAAGCAGCTAGTGGAGGCGCTGGACAAGGTCCTGCTGGCCGTCTCTGAGGAG TACCTTGACCTCCGCCTCACCTTTGGACCCTACTCCCCTGCCAGTGGGGATGCCAGCAGCACCTGCTCTTCCAGCGACTCTGTCTTCAGCCACGATCCCCTGCCACTGGGGCCCAGCTCCTACCCCTTCCCCAGGGTGCAGACATGA